From a region of the Oryza sativa Japonica Group chromosome 6, ASM3414082v1 genome:
- the LOC9267460 gene encoding protein WEAK CHLOROPLAST MOVEMENT UNDER BLUE LIGHT 1, which translates to MAEKNLEEPDSPLIASLSAPKFMQNSAEPELTAGTDCENSNLQNRETANFEAAMQEELPEILVGNKSNMQEISTEQKAPISVCATPSEVDNSGLVSASDPHAFSVTSQNDDESTEPSSDSTTIPPSEKNTHSTSQTSDRLKAVVQLQDTPLHNTGDDAFCSYSVKASYETSAATPAKVKEKKPHLMHHFNERQMSLRDMRQKAPAPLNRSNSGKNFRTDNTFVDTTTHIESVKVAASRFGGSVNWKTRITEPEQENEIVLELDRLKKEISESKRQAEAVEAAKVPLSNEYEKTKRLIEGLEHDLEKAQEEEIIARLGLELFQLIVHEMREGDTSDGGVIGREKLNIIKEQYNAVLANLMLVKDESGKVQENYETLLIERDISIGKAQLAVSMSEGAVRKVEELTVELNRLKVELELAHSTCHDAEKHSKDTSLACDEDSLKWKSDLRQAEEELNQLAKKISSIEELKSTLDTSTGLLLKLKNELAGYVEAKPIDKEAQGNITQRSLHNEVILSTRELEECLMSVDKVRDEVCALNVAAASLKTELIKEKTALATMKQMEATSSIAAASLRVEIQLALRELEAVQAKEKESRNGMLGLQKIMEDTAKEADESKSIAREAQEKLRKAKEDMDHAKSCLDTMEFRIQAVLKEMEATKESMRLAIDALRPFDSELPVDIEEQGSQIVTVDLDEYQSLIAKSSKAEELVHERTASAIAQAKIAKESESRTLSTLSETHKVLEQRKQALVAATERADRATEGKLAMEQELRKWREENEQRRKAGEALKSQLNPSSTPVIIVERSSDTKSTSKDDSYASVHPLLDMSARSTPNDSALLSNKKKRKKLSFFPRITMFFTRKKSRAAI; encoded by the exons ATGGCAGAGAAGAATCTTGAAGAGCCCGACTCCCCTCTAATTGCATCTTTGTCGGCACCGAAATTCATGCAAAATTCTGCAGAGCCTGAGCTAACTGCAGGTACTGATTGTGAGAACAGTAATCTTCAGAACAGAGAAACAGCCAACTTTGAGGCAGCAATGCAGGAAGAACTTCCAGAAATCTTAGTTGGCAACAAAAGCAATATGCAAGAAATATCAACAGAACAAAAGGCTCCTATTAGCGTCTGCGCAACTCCATCTGAAGTAGACAACAGTGGACTTGTATCTGCCAGTGATCCTCATGCTTTTTCAGTGACCTCTCAGAATGATGATGAATCAACAGAACCCAGCAGTGATTCTACCACAATTCCACCTTCAGAGAAGAACACCCACTCAACTTCACAGACCTCCGACAGGCTGAAAGCAGTGGTCCAACTACAAGATACACCCCTGCATAACACTGGGGATGATGCCTTTTGTTCCTATTCTGTGAAGGCTTCATATGAGACTTCAGCTGCGACACCAGCAAAGGTGAAAGAAAAGAAGCCACATCTGATGCATCATTTTAATGAGCGCCAAATGAGCTTAAGAGACATGCGGCAGAAGGCCCCTGCACCTTTGAACAGATCAAACAGCGGGAAGAACTTCAGAACAGATAACACCTTTGTCGATACAACAACCCACATTGAATCAGTTAAGGTGGCGGCCTCAAGATTTGGTGGCAGCGTCAACTGGAAAACTCGTATAACAGAGCCAGAGCAG GAGAATGAAATCGTACTTGAACTTGATAGGCTGAAGAAGGAAATTTCAGAAAGTAAACGACAAGCGGAGGCTGTAGAGGCAGCAAAGGTGCCTCTGTCCAATGAGTATGAGAAAACAAAGAGGCTAATTGAAGGATTGGAACATGACCTGGAAAAGGCACAAGAGGAGGAGATAATTGCAAGGTTGGGTTTGGAGTTATTTCAGTTAATAGTACATGAGATGCGGGAAGGAGATACCAGTGATGGTGGTGTCATTGGCAGGGAGAAATTGAATATAATCAAAGAACAGTACAACGCAGTGCTGGCCAACTTAATGTTAGTGAAGGATGAGTCCGGAAAAGTGCAGGAGAATTACGAGACCTTGTTGATTGAACGGGATATTTCTATCGGGAAAGCTCAGTTAGCCGTTTCAATGTCTGAAGGTGCTGTAAGGAAGGTTGAGGAGCTCACCGTAGAACTTAACAGACTGAAGGTGGAGTTGGAATTGGCTCATTCCACATGCCATGATGCTGAAAAACATAGTAAAGACACGTCCTTGGCATGTGATGAGGATTCCCTTAAATGGAAGAGTGATCTGAGGCAAGCAGAAGAGGAGCTCAATCAGCTCGCCAAGAAAATTTCTTCTATTGAAGAATTGAAATCAACACTTGACACATCAACCGGCTTGTTGCTCAAGCTGAAAAATGAGCTAGCTGGATATGTGGAAGCTAAGCCAATTGATAAAGAAGCACAAGGAAATATTACTCAAAGATCTTTACACAATGAAGTTATTCTATCTACACGAGAGTTGGAGGAGTGTCTGATGAGCGTAGATAAGGTGAGAGATGAAGTTTGTGCTCTGAATGTTGCTGCGGCATCGCTAAAAACAGAGTTGATCAAAGAGAAAACGGCACTTGCTACCATGAAGCAGATGGAAGCGACGTCATCCATCGCTGCTGCATCTCTAAGGGTGGAGATTCAGCTAGCACTCCGGGAACTGGAAGCAGTTCAGGCCAAGGAGAAAGAATCCCGAAATGGAATGCTTGGTTTGCAGAAGATTATGGAAGATACAGCCAAAGAAGCTGATGAGTCTAAGTCCATCGCAAGAGAGGCACAGGAGAAGCTAAGAAAGGCCAAGGAGGATATGGACCATGCAAAATCTTGTCTTGATACTATGGAATTCAGGATCCAGGCAGTTCTAAAGGAGATGGAGGCCACGAAAGAGTCCATGAGGCTGGCAATTGATGCCCTCAGACCGTTTGACAGTGAGCTTCCAGTGGATATCGAGGAACAAGGCTCTCAGATAGTCACAGTTGACCTGGATGAATACCAATCTCTCATTGCGAAATCCAGCAAGGCAGAAGAACTTGTCCATGAAAGGACGGCTTCTGCAATTGCACAGGCCAAGATAGCCAAGGAGTCCGAGTCTCGTACCTTATCAACACTGAGTGAAACACACAAGGTTTTGGAACAACGAAAGCAGGCATTGGTTGCTGCCACAGAGAGAGCTGATAGAGCCACTGAAGGCAAGCTTGCCATGGAGCAAGAATTGAGAAAATGGAGAGAAGAGAATGAGCAGCGTCGTAAGGCTGGCGAAGCTTTGAAATCGCAACTTAATCCATCAAGCACCCCTGTGATCATCGTTGAACGCAGCAGCGACACCAAGAGCACAAGCAAGGATGATAGTTACGCCTCGGTTCATCCACTGCTGGATATGTCTGCGAGGAGTACCCCTAATGATTCAGCGTTGCTCTCGaataagaagaaaagaaagaagctgTCGTTCTTCCCCCGCATCACCATGTTCTTCACGAGGAAGAAGTCTAGAGCTGCTATATGA
- the LOC4340870 gene encoding putative pentatricopeptide repeat-containing protein At3g01580: protein MTTRHHRFSRFIKNSSSPSKSKRTHAESPDASSTPSSAIPPRVDAVSRLLRATRSAKCLSKLHARLAVTGALREDASVVAGAVERYLFFGKPASAAAVFAGFYRGRAEVYDLNIAVRCFSDHGFHRELLGLYREVCAFGSDNFTFPPVIRACAAVSCLRLGKEVHCRVVRTGHGGNVGVQTALLDMYAKSGQVDLSRRVFDGMKSRDLISWNAMISGYSLNGCLLEAAEALKQMQQDGFRPNASSLVGIVSMVSGLGVRDAGDPLHAFALKSGVLGDESLTPAFISMYAAFGHLSSSLSLFHQSLVDNLVSCNSMISVCMQHGAWEKAFGVFRLMRCKGLVPNLVTVVSILPCCSNFFGINHGESVHGMVIKFGLAEQVSVVSALVSMYSKLGDLDSAVFLFSSVTEKSQLLWNSLISGYLVNNKWNMVMGSVRRMQIEGVDPDALTVISVISKCRHTEDLHVGKSIHAYAVRSRLELNESVMNALLAMYADCGQLSICCKLFHTMEVRTLISWNTIISGFAENGDSVACLRFFCQMRLADMQFDLVTLIALISSLSAIEDITVGESVHSLAIRSGCNLDVSVANALITMYTNCGIIQAGEKLFDSLSSVNTISYNALMTGYRKNNLFEEILPLFYHMIKNDQKPNIITLLNLLPICHSQLQGKTVHSYAIRNFSKLETSLFTSAICMYSRFNNLEYCHNLFCLVGERNNIVWNAILSACVQCKQAGVAFDYFRQIQFLNVKTDAVTMLALISACSQLGKADLAECVTAIALQKGFDGTIIVLNALIDMHSRCGSISFARKIFDISMEKDSVSWSTMINAYSMHGDGGSALDLFLMMVSSGIKPDDITFVSVLSACSRSGFLEQGRTLFRSMLADHGITPRMEHYACMVDLLGRTGHLDEAYDIVTTMPFRPSKSLLESLLGACRFHGNSKLGESVGKILTESDHGNPRSYVMLSNIYASAGKWSDYERLRSDMEAKGLIKDVGVSLIGGTY, encoded by the coding sequence ATGACCACGCGCCACCACAGATTCTCAAGATTCATCAAAAACTCAAGTTCCCCATCCAAATCCAAGCGAACCCACGCAGAATCCCCGGACGCCTCCTCGACTCCATCAAGCGCGATTCCACCACGAGTCGACGCTGTCTCCAGGCTCTTGCGCGCCACCCGTTCGGCGAAATGCCTCAGCAAGCTCCACGCGCGGCTCGCCGTCACGGGCGCGCTCCGGGAGGACGCCTCCGTCGTCGCGGGCGCCGTCGAGAGGTACCTCTTCTTCGGTAAGCccgcttcggcggcggcggtgttcgCCGGGTTCTACCGCGGCCGCGCCGAGGTGTATGACCTGAACATTGCCGTCCGGTGCTTCTCGGACCATGGGTTCCACCGGGAGCTTCTTGGCCTCTACCGGGAGGTGTGCGCCTTTGGGTCCGACAACTTCACGTTCCCGCCGGTCATCAGGGCTTGCGCCGCCGTTTCTTGCCTCCGGCTGGGGAAGGAGGTGCACTGCCGGGTTGTGCGGACAGGGCATGGTGGAAATGTCGGAGTGCAGACTGCGCTGCTTGACATGTATGCTAAGTCTGGTCAGGTTGATCTGTCGAGGAGAGTCTTTGATGGCATGAAGAGTAGAGACCTGATCTCCTGGAACGCGATGATTTCTGGCTATTCTCTGAATGGCTGTTTACTGGAAGCTGCTGAGGCTTTGAAGCAGATGCAGCAGGATGGTTTCAGGCCCAATGCTAGCTCTCTTGTTGGCATTGTCAGTATGGTCAGTGGTTTAGGAGTAAGGGATGCCGGTGATCCGTTGCACGCATTCGCACTGAAATCTGGTGTCCTTGGTGACGAGTCCCTTACACCTGCTTTCATCTCAATGTATGCCGCGTTCGGTCATCTTTCATCATCCTTGTCACTCTTTCATCAGAGTTTGGTGGATAATTTGGTATCTTGCAATTCCATGATCTCAGTGTGCATGCAGCATGGAGCTTGGGAGAAAGCATTTGGGGTATTCAGATTGATGCGTTGCAAAGGGCTAGTGCCTAATCTGGTTACAGTGGTATCTATCCTTCCATGTTGCAGTAATTTCTTTGGTATAAACCATGGTGAGTCTGTGCATGGTATGGTTATCAAGTTTGGTCTTGCAGAACAGGTTTCTGTTGTCAGTGCTCTGGTTTCCATGTATTCGAAGCTTGGGGACTTGGATTCAGCTGTGTTTCTTTTCTCTAGTGTTACCGAGAAGAGTCAACTCTTGTGGAACTCCTTAATTTCTGGGTACCTTGTGAATAACAAATGGAACATGGTTATGGGTTCAGTACGAAGGATGCAAATTGAAGGAGTTGATCCAGATGCATTAACTGTCATTAGTGTGATCTCGAAATGCAGACACACAGAAGATTTACATGTCGGGAAGTCTATACATGCATATGCTGTCAGAAGCAGACTTGAATTGAATGAGAGTGTGATGAATGCACTCCTTGCTATGTATGCCGACTGCGGGCAGCTCTCAATTTGTTGTAAGTTATTTCATACAATGGAAGTGCGGACATTAATATCTTGGAACACTATAATATCTGGTTTTGCTGAAAATGGAGATTCAGTGGCTTGTTTAAGATTTTTCTGCCAAATGCGCCTGGCAGACATGCAGTTTGATCTAGTAACGCTGATTGCGCTTATCAGCAGCCTTTCTGCCATTGAGGATATTACAGTTGGAGAATCTGTTCATTCTTTAGCAATTAGAAGTGGATGCAACTTGGATGTTTCTGTTGCAAATGCCCTCATTACTATGTACACCAACTGTGGTATTATTCAGGCTGGTGAGAAACTCTTTGATAGCTTGTCTTCAGTGAACACAATCTCTTACAATGCTCTGATGACAGGATACCGCAAAAACAACTTATTTGAGGAGATCCTACCTTTATTCTATCATATGATCAAGAATGATCAGAAGCCAAATATTATTACGCTGCTGAATTTATTGCCTATCTGTCATAGCCAGTTGCAAGGGAAGACTGTTCACAGCTATGCAATTCGAAATTTCTCCAAGCTAGAAACATCTCTCTTTACATCAGCCATTTGTATGTATAGTAGGTTCAACAATTTAGAATATTGCCACAACCTTTTTTGTTTGGTAGGTGAAAGAAACAACATAGTGTGGAATGCCATCCTATCTGCTTGTGTGCAATGTAAGCAGGCTGGAGTTGCATTTGATTACTTCAGGCAAATACAGTTCCTAAATGTTAAAACTGATGCAGTAACCATGTTGGCACTTATCTCAGCATGTTCACAGCTTGGAAAGGCAGATTTGGCAGAATGTGTCACAGCAATTGCACTGCAGAAGGGCTTTGATGGAACCATTATTGTTCTCAATGCTCTTATAGATATGCATTCAAGGTGCGGAAGCATATCTTTTGCAAGGAAGATCTTTGATATCTCGATGGAAAAAGATTCTGTCTCTTGGAGTACAATGATTAATGCCTACAGTATGCATGGGGATGGTGGGTCTGCCCTTGACCTTTTCTTGATGATGGTATCTTCAGGAATCAAGCCTGATGACATAACTTTTGTTAGTGTTTTATCAGCCTGCAGTCGAAGTGGATTTCTCGAGCAAGGAAGAACATTATTCAGATCAATGCTTGCAGATCATGGCATCACACCAAGAATGGAGCATTATGCATGCATGGTAGATCTATTGGGCCGAACTGGACACTTGGATGAAGCATATGATATTGTTACAACGATGCCATTCAGACCATCCAAAAGTTTGCTTGAGTCATTGCTTGGAGCCTGTAGGTTTCATGGAAATTCTAAACTTGGTGAATCTGTTGGGAAAATACTCACTGAATCTGACCATGGAAATCCAAGATCTTATGTCATGCTCTCTAACATCTATGCTTCAGCGGGCAAATGGAGTGATTACGAGCGACTGCGGTCAGATATGGAAGCAAAAGGATTGATAAAAGATGTGGGAGTTAGCTTAATTGGGGGAACATACTGA